The Lentisphaerota bacterium region GCGAGAGGGAGGTGCGGGGACTGATCGAGCGTATTGTCCGCCACCCTGTTCCCGGACAGGCGGGTGGACGCGGCTTACCGATCGGCAATCTGACAAGCCAGTGGTTCGCCAATGCGTTTTTGGACGGGTTCGACCATCAGGCGAAAGAGACAATGCGGCTTCCGGGCTACATCCGCTACATGGACGACATGGTGATGTTCGCAGAGTCCAAGCCGGAGTGCTGGCTAGCGCTGGAAGAGGCGGAGCGGTGGCTGCGGGATGAGCGCGGTTTGCAGCTCAAGACCGAAGCAACGCGGCTCGCGCCGGTTACCGAGGGTCTTCCTTTCCTTGGGTTGCGCATTTTTCCGGCCTGCTGGCGACTGCAGCGAGAACGGTTCCTGCGGACACGGCGGCGGTTCGCGGGACGCGAGCGGGCGTATACGGCCGGGCTGCTGGACGGGGAGCGGCTGCGGGCGTGCGCGGCGGCTGCGGACGGCGGGGTAAGGTGGTTCGGGTTCAAGAACATTCTCAAAGAAGGAGAGAGGGCGACCGGAGACGGTGCGGCGTCGGGATCGAACCGGGTGAAACGGGGCGGGAGTTGGAACAACAACGCGAGGAACTGCCGTTCCGCGAATCGCAACAACAACTGGCCTGACAACCGGAACAACAACATCGGCTTCCGCGCCGCCAGCACCGTGCCAGGACAGGCAGGGTCCCATCCGGGATCGCCCGCGTCCCGCGCAGACGGGAACGAACAGGTCAGGCCCCGGGCGGCCGGTAGCGCGGGCGAACGCCGCGCCGGGAGCGGTTTCTGGGGAGATGTCGATAGAATCGAATGATTCGAAGGATTCGATGGGATCGATTCGGTCGAATCTATCGATTCCCTCGATTCTTTCGAAAACAAAGGAGCAACACATGAGCCTATTCGGCGGCACCGGCGGCTATTTCTGGCTGGATTCCTGGATCATGGGCAACATCGTGCAGCTCGGCACGCAGCGCTTCTGCAAGCGCTTCCTGAACCGCACGAACGACCCCACCGGCCGCCAATACGACCAGATGACCCAATCCGCCCGCTCGGGCTGCGCCAACAACGCCGAGGGTTCGGCGCGTCGGGCGACCTCTAAAGAAACCGAAATGCGGCTGACGGACGTGGCGCGGGCGAGTCTGGCGGAACTGGCGGGCGACTACCTGAACTGGCTCCTGCAGCAAGAACAGGCGCCGTGGGGCAAGGAAACGCCCGAAGCGCGGACGGTCTACGCCGTGCGGCTGGACAAGGCTGAATACGGCGAGGACGTGGTGCATGATGCCTGCGTGCATATCCTGGCGCAGAAAAGAAAGTTCGCGCCGTGGCTCGATTCCGATAACGACGTAACGATGGCGAACGCGCTCCTCATCCTGATCGCGCGGGTGATCAACATGCTCAACCACCAGATGGAGTCGCAGGGCGAGACCTTCAAGGAAGAGGGCGGGTTCCGTGAAAAGCTCTCCGGAATCCGGATCGAGGCGCGCGCGAAGCAGCAGGGCGCGCCGGTGTGCCCCGACTGCGGCAAGCCCATGGCGCGGCGCACGGCCAAGAGCGGCAAGAACGCGGGCAAGGGATTTTGGGGTTGCACTGGGTATCCCGAGTGCAAGGGTGTGAGGGAAGTGGAAGGGGGCGGGCAATGAGTGAGAGAGAGTTTTTTTCGAGGGAATCGATTCGGTCGAATGTTTCGATTCTATCGAATCTATCGATCCTTTTGCTCGCCGCCGCCACCGTCCACGCCGGCACCGGCTCCGGACAGTCGGCGGCGTTCCGCGTGGACACGCGAGCCACCACGGCGGTGCGGGTCACGGGGGTGACGAGCCGCTGGTGCGAAGGGATGTATGGCGGCGCCGGCCGGCATGTCTACTTCCTGGCGGGGGTGGGGCTCGACGTGGCCTTCACCGCACAGGTGGATTGGGGCGGAAAAACCGGTAGCCGACTGGAGTTTAACGGCGCTGACAACGGGCTGAACTACGCCAAGAGCCTGAACGTCGGCAGCCTCGGCACCGGCGGCAAGCTGGAGGTCGTGGCCGTGGCGACGGACGGCACGCGCTCGCCGGCCTTCCGGGCGAACTTCGATGTGGCGCCGCTGCCGCCGTTCGCGAACATGCTGTTCTACCCGCAGGTACTTTCCCAGGGGAACGACCTGATCTACACGACGCCAGAGTTCGATATGGATATTTTTAAAGGCAAAAGTGGAGTGGTTCAGGGGTGTCCTATACCAGGCGATGCCATGGAGGTCCAACCGAAGTTTAGGGCGGAGGGGGAGTTCAAGGGCGATGGCACCCTCACGATCAAGGCGGCTGTCGGCGAAAATCAAAATATTAAGGTGAACAAAACGCAAAAACACAAGCCGGACGGCAAGTGGGGCGAGGCTGCGGGGGTGGAATTCGGATTGGATGTGGAAGGAGAAGTAGTCGCCTTTTGGAATCAGACCACGGGAGGATGGTCCGTCAACACGGCAATGCTTGGATTTAATGTATACGGGCAGTATTCCACGCCTCCGTATTATATCTATGCTCCACCGCCCATATATCTTCGAGCGGATATTAGTGCAGATCTTTCGATCAGCCTCCGTATTCGCGATCTCGGGACAGGGCAAGGGTGGACCCCGGATTTCGTGTTGCAGAGTGAGGCGTTGCCGAAGGTTAAGGGTGTTTTGGGGTGTGGGGCCAGTGGTGTGTTGGCATTAGAAGGTTATGTTAGTTTGGGGGGTATTATTGATGCCCAGAGCCCGCCGCTTGTAATCAACAAATTTGGTGTCGGTGGTGAGGTAGGCGCAGAAATCATTCTTCTGTGCTTTACTGTACCCATTGATATCTGGTCGGGTCAAATTTGGATTATTAACTTAGATGAGGGCATCAATCCTTTTGCTGCAATGTCTTCCGATCACCTGTTTTTGAATGCCAAGCCGCTCAATCTCGCCGCCCTCGATACGCGGGCATTCCAGCCGCTGGGGCGCGATTATCTAAAGCGGGGCGGAACAAAACGGTTGGCAATCGCTTCGACGCTGCGGGTATTGTCGCTGACGGGTGGTTCCGAGACGGTGCTCATGGCAGACGGCTACCCCTATCCGGACCCGGCGGTTGCGGCGGCGGGTGTGACGAACCATGTGCTCTACGTGCGCGACAATCCGGGTCGGCTGGCCGAGAACCGCACCGAGCTGGTGAACGTGTTCAACGGCGGCGCAGGGTGGTCGGCGCCGGTGGCGGTCTGGGACGACGGCACGGGCGACTTCGCGCCGCAAACTGCGGCGCTGGCGGATGGCACGCTTTTGGCGGTCTGGGCCAACGGCCGCGCCGCCTTGACCAACGGAGCAACGCTCGATGAGGCGCTGGCCGGCCTGGAGATCGCGGCGGGCGAGCGCGACCCCGCGACGGGGGCCTGGACTTGCCGCAATCTGACCGACAACGCCTGGCTCGACCACAGCCCGATGCTGGCGGCCGCGGCGGACGGCAGCGCCATGGCGGCATGGATCCGCAACCGGTACCAGAACCCCACGGGCACGCCGGCGGAACCCAATCGCATCCTCTTCGCGCGACGCAGTGACGGCGTGTGGTCGGATGAGGACTATGTGGCTGTGAATCTGGGGACAATCACCTATTGCGACCTGGCGTATAACGGTTCCGAAGCCGCGCTGGTCTTTGCCATGGATCTCGACGGCGACCTGGAGACGCGGGAGGATCAGGAACTTTACGGATGCGCGTTCAACGGCAGTCAGTGGGGACCCTATGTGCGGCTGACGACCGACTCGCTGCAGGATACGCGTCCCTACGTGCGTTATGCCGGCGACGGCAGCTTGCTGGTGGTGTGGTTCCAGGACGGAAAGATCCTTTCGGCACGCGGATTGGGGCTGGAGAATCCGGTGGTGGCGGGAGAGGTCGGAATCGCCAGCGGCGCGCAGGACTTCAAGCTGGTCACCGGCCCTGATGGGCAGCTTGCGGCGGTCTGGCAGGACGCGGGAGTCGCGGGCGAGGTGGCGCCCGATCCGTACATCCTCAACTACGATCCGGCGCAGGGGGTGTGGAGCCACGGGGTGCGGTTGTTGGAAGACCCGGCGTTGGAGCGCGGCTTCGCGGGCCTGTTCGGCGCGGACGGGAGGCTGCTGCTGGCCTATTCGAAGGTGGCGGTCGGCGAG contains the following coding sequences:
- a CDS encoding RNA-dependent DNA polymerase yields the protein MKSHGQLWERITSAENLLAAWGRVRKGHAGSQAVQAFGAALDANLAALRADLLAGEYRPGEYVQFRVHDPKPRTISCAPVRDRVLHHALCGVITPLLERGFTEDSYACREGKGTHRACARARDLVRAHPWFCKIDVRHYFDSIGHDRLLEVLLPKFREREVRGLIERIVRHPVPGQAGGRGLPIGNLTSQWFANAFLDGFDHQAKETMRLPGYIRYMDDMVMFAESKPECWLALEEAERWLRDERGLQLKTEATRLAPVTEGLPFLGLRIFPACWRLQRERFLRTRRRFAGRERAYTAGLLDGERLRACAAAADGGVRWFGFKNILKEGERATGDGAASGSNRVKRGGSWNNNARNCRSANRNNNWPDNRNNNIGFRAASTVPGQAGSHPGSPASRADGNEQVRPRAAGSAGERRAGSGFWGDVDRIE